In Juglans microcarpa x Juglans regia isolate MS1-56 chromosome 8D, Jm3101_v1.0, whole genome shotgun sequence, the following are encoded in one genomic region:
- the LOC121242004 gene encoding thaumatin-like protein 1b encodes MKTLSLMISCLALSFFFLSGAQSARITFTNNCPYTIWPGTLTADQKPQLSTTGFELASKVSTSLDAQAPWKGRFWARTGCSTDASGRFSCATADCASGQVACNGNGAVPPAPLVEINIVENGGQDFYVVSLVDGFNLPVSVSTEGGSGECKTSSCPANVNVVCPAELQLKAADGSVVACKSACTAFNQPQYCCTGDFNTPQTCPPTNYSMIFENQCPQAYSYAYDDVNSTFTCSGAPNYVITFFP; translated from the exons ATGAAGACCCTTTCACTCATGATCTCCTGCCTTGCCTTgtccttcttttttctctctg GTGCTCAATCCGCTAGAATAACTTTCACAAACAACTGTCCCTATACCATCTGGCCGGGAACCCTAACCGCTGATCAGAAACCTCAACTATCAACAACCGGATTTGAGTTAGCATCCAAAGTATCCACATCATTGGATGCCCAAGCTCCTTGGAAAGGCCGGTTTTGGGCACGAACTGGTTGCTCCACTGACGCCTCGGGAAGGTTCTCTTGTGCTACTGCGGATTGTGCCTCCGGCCAAGTTGCATGCAATGGCAATGGTGCTGTCCCGCCGGCACCTTTGGTAGAAATAAACATAGTAGAGAATGGTGGGCAAGACTTTTACGTAGTCAGCCTTGTCGACGGCTTCAACCTGCCTGTTTCAGTGAGCACAGAAGGCGGGAGTGGTGAGTGCAAGACCTCGAGTTGCCCGGCCAATGTGAACGTGGTTTGCCCAGCAGAGCTGCAACTGAAAGCTGCGGATGGGAGCGTAGTCGCATGCAAGAGCGCATGCACAGCATTCAATCAGCCACAATATTGCTGCACTGGCGATTTCAATACTCCACAAACATGTCCTCCCACGAACTATTCCATGATCTTCGAGAACCAGTGCCCTCAAGCTTATAGCTACGCTTATGATGATGTGAACAGCACCTTCACTTGCTCTGGTGCACCTAATTATGTTATCACTTTCTTCCCCTGA